The window TTTCTTTGGTACACTGGAATATTTTCATAGGTCAATGTAACCCACTGCATGtttcatcattaaaaatgttgacattattTTGGACATGGTATATATAATATGCAATGTCAATTCAGCATTGTTACATCAAATAAAAACTgtcatactgtatttacagtatgttttaattaaataaataaaaacaatattttgcaagTTTGCATAGGATAAGCAGTATTTGAAATGGAATAATATGTCAAATGgatggggtaggctccagcactcccgtgagcctcgtggggataagcggctcagaaaatagatggctctctgacgataaaaaaaaaaaatcaataatgtaAATCCAAactacatccccaaaaataatacaaagaatatatttgcatttaaaaaaatatatatatacatgggtcaatttgacctgGAACTTAACAGGAGGCTTTCACACGACTAATTTCCTTTACAGACTTGTCTGGGCTTTGCAACTTTCTAAAGACATCCCttgaccaaaataaaataaactcctTCAGATAAGAGCTCGTTCTCGCCGCCAAACTGACCTCATGCGCTTGCTATGGGAGAGGCTGACCTATGTCTATTTGCTGAAGCCGCGCCTTATCCCAACAGTATCAGTCATCTTGGAATTTCATATCTAACCATGTTTTGATTGTATGAGTAAATTTGAGATAACTGCCCACGGATGGATCACACCAAGCTGTCGCTTTGAGGAGCTGTTTCTACTTCAGTGTACACTGAAAACATCGGGTTTTGCTTAAAAAGACGTGACTGTGTTCATACTTAGTCCAGGCATCGTAAAAACCTGACACCTGTATGGGGGTGGAATAACAAGAAACTGTGATGCAGAGAGACGATGTGGATGGAATGAAGTTAAGTAGTTTTAATAAGTGAGCGATCCCAAGATTCAGGACTGTTTTCCAAATGTTGCTATACAACCGTGCCTCCACTTGGTGTCAGTGTGGACCGAGGCGGTTTCATTTATCTTTTTCTCAAATCtttattgaaaatattacatttacacACACCAAAATAtgattaatctttttttaatatttctaaaTGTCTTCATTCTTGCATCTTGTGAGAACAAAAGTCATTGCTCCAACATGAGGACCTTGACATTATTTACCAACTGAACACACAAGCATTCGAGctttatcaaataaaaaaaaaaacaaaaacgggttTAGTCCGGCACGTCCCATCCTGCAGTTGTCAGTTCAAAATCTTGAGACAAAGTCAATTTTCAAGCAGTATGCAAGATAGCAGAAAACCATGCCAATCAAAAAAACTATGAAACCAAAACACCAGCTCCACCGCTTCCTTCACTCTCCTTGGAAGAGTCCATCGACTGGCCTTGCGCATCGCCCTCGCCCACCAGCCGAATGTTGTAGCGTTCTCTGTACTCCGCGAGTTCACGGCCCTTCTCCTGCATCTTGGTGTTGATGGACTCAATTATTTTGGAGAGCTGCTCCTTGTTGCTCTGCAAGGCCGGCAGAACCTCTTTCACTGTCCTCTCCACCAACACGCCGCCGACAAGCCGGAAGCATTTCCGGGATGGATCCACGCCTTTCAGGGTCTCGATGACTAGGCTGTGCTCATTCGATTCCATTTCTAACTCGGCTGCTTTAGAGGCCATATTGCGCTGCTCCTGACGCATCCTCTGAAATGTGGCCACCACCTGTTCAGCGGAGTGGCCGGACTGTTTTCCTGGGCCACTGCTACCAGGTTGAGAAGCCGTGCTGCTAGCGTtcgctgccattttggaagctggTGCTGGTGGTGGGGTTTCCTCTTCTTCGTTGTGACTTCGTCGTCTTCTTCGTCTTCCACAAACGAAAACGGGAGGTGGTTACCGGATGTGACATTACCTCACTAATGTTGACCAATCAAAATTCGCTGCTATCTAtatcaggaagtgaagaagctcTGTGTCCGAAGACAGAAAGCAGCTGACGGAGTTAAAGTCATGTCATTAGCAACATTGACATGTAAacacaggtattttttttattccatttttcccGCAAGGTTACTTTTGATGCTATTCTGAAATGGTGGAAGAACGTTATAAGGCACAGTCACCGCGGGGTGTTTAGTAAAAACACAGTACGAAACAAAAATCACTGCCTTTCTTTTATTAGCAGACCAATTGTTGATAAATGAGTCCAGTACCCGAAAACAGAGGGTGACCATGATGTTGCTTCTTTCAGGCTCAGATCTATCTGCAGACTGCATCGAATTCAAGGACACATGGTGAGGAAACGACCGCTTTGTGGTTTTCAGGAGGATGGTTACAGGTCCTCTGAAAAGGACAAAGGAGTCGTTCGTAGGTTCAAAATATATGTTTTAAATAGAGGACGATCGTGCTGTATGTTACAGTATACAATGGATCCTCGGTTTACGAGATATTTAGATTTTACGAACGGCGTGAAATGCACTAGTTTGTGTCGCTGCATAAAAATATGTCAGCTCATACGACAACGAAGGCACGCTTAGTTTCTGCTGTACCTAGTTACATTTTCAGGTAaggtttgtttacatttcaaactcatgtaattgaaaaaaaaatctgctattATTGGAAATAGCGTTGAAACCCctttaaaatattacttaaatAATCTCAATAGCTCAAATAACATAAAACTTATGACCATTTAAAGATTCGGAATATGGGCTAATTGGGCTCTACAAAATGTCATAGCTTGTGTTTCTCAACGGATTTTCATAAAATTTCAGTGATGACAGCTTGACTAAAGCGTTGCCATTTGTCcttattttcattataattgCATACAAAGCAACAAATCCGTCAATTTTACCGATTTTGCAATGCGACCAACCTTTTTCCGAGCGTTAAAAGACAGTGCGAGATGTCATATCACCTTcatatttcattcatccatcaataagtgtatatataaaacataaatgaagtagttcagaaaaaatacatactCACCGACAGGTTTTAAACGAGGTTTTAACCAGAGAAAAATTTTGAGTAAAAAGTACTACAACTTCTCTAGCGATTTTGaaagttcaaaatggaggttcTAGGCGGAAACCTGAACTAAGTCATcagcttttgtgtgttttggtgcaataataaacaagccTTGCACACGCTAAACAGTGACGCACACCGCACTGTAGATAGTTTATTATATAAGCACAGTCAGATCCATCGCGTAGTACAATGAACAGCCGGGTTGTCGCGTACCTACTTTAAAAGATTTTCAAACAGGTATTTTATGACTTGAACTGGTACATAGGCTATTGAAAGACTCCAGTAAGAATGTACCAATTGTCTGACAATGAATATAGTCAATGTTGAAAGCATTTTGCGTATGAAATAAAACTGTTTCTCTTTGGCTCAGATGTCCAGTCAGGTGGAGCCCGAGGTTCTCCTCGAAAAGGTGGGCCGGGCAGGTGTGATCACAATGAACAGGCCCAAAGTGCTAAATGCCCTCAACTTGACCATGATCAGAGCCATCTACCCCCAGCTCAAGGTACGCCCTGATgtgatgtcaataaattatgaacCTCCTTGTCACTAtgtgattttaaaatatgttattAGAAATGGGAGAGTGACAGTGACACAGACCTTGTGATCATCAAAGGAGCAGGCGGGAAAGCCTTTTGCGCCGGTGGAGACATCAGAGGTAAGTGCTAGTGGTTGGACCTCTCTGCAATAATGCCATTTCAGATTTGTCACTCAAAAAATACTATTGCAGTTTTGAAGAAAAGGCACTGAATATCCAAGGACTTTGCTGAGTATGTCGCTACTTTGCGACCTATATAAAGGACTGCTTTATGAttagcactgtttttttttttttttttacagtggatCACTGGATTCACCAATTgtttatttgggtttttttgcttatgtttttcaattttttagcaaatatttaaattttttttcttcttgattgtcatcttttttctgaATGAACACATTTCTTGGTGGTTTATCCTGAAATTTAGTCAACGGTTTtgggttaaaaatgttttagaaaaaaaaaacgtaactcAGCTGTGTTCTTAACTCATgatacatttattcattcattgaaaTTAGTGAAAATGGCATAAATGCATTGCaactccccccccacccaaaaaacacTAACAGAAGATTTTTAGCTGTTTTTAATAAACAAATCACTCTACAATAATGTACTTTATAACGAAGATACGGGAATTTTATAATTAAGTTGATTGTCAATCattaaacagtttgtgcatcatgactTCATGCATTCATTAAATGGGCTTTGCGTTTATTGTGCATGCCACAGCCACCaggagccaatattacacataTAGACATATTACACTTAGCTGAAGTAAATataataaagaatatatgcccacAAGTACTGAtatgtctgtctacatgtttttTACTGTTTGCTTGAATTTGTTTAAAGGTTTATAACCATCCAGACATCGAGGCTAGTTTTGTTAGGCCATCCGTGGCATTTATTACCCCCACCCAAGGCATTTATCAGCACCATCTAACACCAACCAAGAAAGTTCCAGCATGCGCAGAAAGGGGATACTGATGTTTGATCGGAATTCCGAATTTGTTTTCCCATCAAATCCTTCTGACCGTTGTCTCATTTGATGCTTCACGTTTTCCTTTCAGCAATTACTGAAGCCGGGAAAGTTGGCGATCCCCTTGCAAAGGTCTTTTTCCGTGAGGAATATATTCTGAATAATGCTATAGGTGAGGTTTATgaccattcaaaaaaaaaaaaaaaaaaaaaaaaaaaaaagtattataatCAACCAATTGACAGTAAATCCCCTGTAGTTGCTCACGTTTTCCAGACATTTCTTCTTATACGTGTGATCTTTCCAGGAACATGCAGGAAACCATTTATTGCCTTCATCGATGGAATAACAATGGGAGGGGTGAGTGGAAGTTAtccatttgaaaaatagctAAGATGCAGGgttgagaattttccgccgatcggcggatttccgactttttcagaccaaaatgaccattctcgagataagtgcaaatccgttgagaaaatttgaggtggtggtggtgggtgtgtgtgtgtgtgtgtgtgtgtggggggggggggttatcgtgcgcctgcctcgcGGTGGTGGGCTctgagctgcaagttcagcttagtgatagcacaagcacgactatcatatgctgttctaacttgctcggtagtgtaaatatttgtattttgcgacgtaaacattaaaacttgtttgcggcagattactcgattggacaacagagttatacagtataacgatccaatcgtgttagtcgTTAATCGAGTTTCCCCATTGCCAtatacatgtgttctcggttctcagaaatcgcagtgtaacttgttagttagcaaagtaatggcgcgtgggacttagatagcgcgaaCCGAGCgatggtgtgttcaaagttttacgatggcgaaagtgttgggaaaaaaagggaTGAAGATCgtgcg of the Syngnathoides biaculeatus isolate LvHL_M chromosome 14, ASM1980259v1, whole genome shotgun sequence genome contains:
- the LOC133511972 gene encoding prefoldin subunit 2-like; this encodes MAANASSTASQPGSSGPGKQSGHSAEQVVATFQRMRQEQRNMASKAAELEMESNEHSLVIETLKGVDPSRKCFRLVGGVLVERTVKEVLPALQSNKEQLSKIIESINTKMQEKGRELAEYRERYNIRLVGEGDAQGQSMDSSKESEGSGGAGVLVS